The Macaca fascicularis isolate 582-1 chromosome 14, T2T-MFA8v1.1 genome contains the following window.
tatagttttatatattaatttcctAAATGTCTTATCTCTATTAAGGTAAACAGCTAAACATATTCCATGTAGGTAACATTATACACTGAATAAAATGGAGACACAGTCTTAGACACTCAAGATGCTTACTGTGTAAAATGGAAACTAGACTAGCACATAGTGAACATTTGCAAGAAGTAAACACCAATAAATGGCATTAAAATGCCaggatgagtttttaaaatatgatttcaaaGTACTTACTTGTGATGGCTACTGCTGTgacgatggtgatggtgatgatggtggtgatgatgtttTGGATGATGCTGGTCTTTCTCAGTTAGAGATGAAGATGATGAATTTGAATGTGAAGATCCCAGGCTCTTCCTCTGTTCTTTCGTCTTCTGTAAAACTCTTTTGTACGATAAAGTACAGAGCCAGCATAATAACTTTCCATCAACCTTTTAAGAAAACACGTGGTAAATTAAATGTACCCATATAAACTGGCTGTAAATGAAACCAGGTAAGATAAACCACCCAACTTCCACCTATATTTCACATGCAATATGTGCAAATGCATGTATGCACATATTCACGGACTTtttgcaaaatagaaataaaattggaCTTTTCTGAAACTTGGGAAAATACTTATAAAACTGATGAGGATGACATACGGATTTCCATTAGTTTTGAGGcatttttaatttgaagaaaaagttacattttttcttattccaGAAGAATAAGCATAAATTGATATACTTCCAAGACATATAGGCTGAATTCTTAAATCACTGTGTAATTactaataaagtatttttcactACAGTAAGTATtgtaaatttacagaaaaacagaaGCACCTAAATGACATACACAGTTGCCTCTCATTATTCTTGCATTTCCTATTCATGTATTTGCCTACTTAGTAAATGTATCTGTAACCCAAAAATCAAGACTTGCAGCACTTTTGTGGCCactgcacacatacacagagtGGTCAAAAATCTGTGCCACCCAATAGCATACATTCATAGCTGAGGTGGAACAAGGTGACGCTCTGCCTTATTTCACCTCTCAGACAAGTATCCTTTTCAGTCTATTTAGTGCTATGTTTTTCGAGTTTTTGCCGTCCCAAAGAGTAATGCCAAAGTGCTGTATAGTGTTCCTAGGCTCAAGAAAGTTGTAATGtgaaatagcaaagacatagaatcaacctaaatgcccatcgttagtagactggataaagaaaacgtggtacgtatacaccatggaatactatgcagctatggaaaagaacaagatcatgcccTTTCCAGAAatatggatagagctggaagtcATTAACCTTAGCAAACtgacaaaagaacagaaaaccaaatcctgcatgttcttacttacaagtaggagctaaatgatgaaaacacgtGGACGcgcagaggggaacaacacacattacGGCCTATCAGATGGTGGAGGGTAGAagagggaaaggatcaggaaaaataactaatggatattaggcttaatacctggatgataaaataatctgtacaacaaacctccatgacacaagtttacctatataataaaagTACACATGTACCaccaaacttaaaaatagaaaaagaaagctacaaaGGCTGTGATGTGTCTtacagagaaaatacatgtgttaCATAAGTTATATTCAGGCACTCTTAGCGCTGTTGGCCATGAATGCAATTAATCGactatgtgtgtacatatatataaaacatatacgcaatatatgtgatatatatcttacatatgtgctatatatcatatattacataaacatatatatcatacacattataaatatgtatataatatatctattttttgagacggagtctcgctctggcacccagactgtagtgcagcggcatgatctcggctcaatgcaagctctgcctcccgggttcatgccattctctgcctcagcctcctgagtagctgggactataggcgcctgccaccacgcctggctaattttttgtatttttagtagaaacggggtttcaccgtgttagccaatatggtctcaatctcctaacctcgtgatccacccacctcggcctcccaaagtgctgggattacaggcatgagccaccatgcccaatcaaCAGTATATATTAAATGACATATCTTCAAAACAGGAACACAAACAAAATAAGGTTATGTATTGGATCAACTGACCAACATGTTATTACTGGAGACATGAACTTAATCCTATATTTCTCCCAGGCAATGCTTCAATACAGTACTCCCCCAATCTACAGTTTCAGTTACACATGGTCAACCTTAgtctaaaaatattacatatgatACAGTATTCTAAGGGATAAAGACCACATTTATGTAACTGTAACTAGAGTATGCTAAtacaattgttctattttattatttttattaatctcgTTATACCTAATTAAAAAACTAGACTTTATTGTAGGCATGTACgtacagaagaaaacatagtaagGTTCTTTACTATCcccagtttcaggcatccactggtcTTAGAAGGTATCTCCCATGGATAAGGTGAGTACTACTGTATTCATTGTGGGAACTTTAAAGACCTACCACAAATAATTAGGATCAATCGTACCTGTGTCAAAGAAAAGAGGAGACTTTCCGAAAGTACTGACTAACCCTCTAAAAATAGTATCAAGTTTTTATCTTCTATTTGTTCACATGTATTCCATTCACAGTATTTCATGATGTACATGTACCAGTCATGCTGGTGGGACATGTCTTACAACGCGGTACATACATTGCTGTGGGGAGACCTGAAGAAGCCCCTCAAAGCGGTAGTCATTCTCTAAATCAACTAAAATTGATAGGCAACAGGAGGCCTGTGTGAATGCTGATCGGCAAAGGAATTACCACATGAACACATACACTTATTACATTAAGTCACTGCAggaggacaaaaacaaacaacagttTCAAATATGAGCCTGTATCAAAAGGCACAAGAGTAACTGAATTTCATGTGCCAATGTGCCATTAGGTATCTTTTTCACACAAGCAATGTCAAGTAACCAGCAAAAGGGTAAAGTgagttatttaataaaaattagttaAATCTCCTGAACCAAATGTGGGATAGCCAACTAGTACAGAATAgtcatcataaaatattttttaaagtataatacatGAATCTATGTATCATGCAAACAAGGAGAAAACTCACTATTCCTGCACTTTCCTCTAACTACTTGCTTTCATGGACCTAAAAAATAAATCCTGTCTCAGCAGTGTATTAATCATAATTTCTAACTTGTTTGGCATTTAATTTCCAGAAGATGTCACAACATAAACAGAGCAtacctttcttcttccttcctccttccgaTCAAAAGCACATTGTTGTTTGCACTGTTCACAGGTCTGAGGTGGTCcatactttttttctgaatttgtgCAACGCTGACACTTGGTACCAATAAATGCTGCAATTATGTTACAGTACTGACAAGGCTTGGGCtgaaaaacatacatattttgagacttttaaaaacattaaatatttgctgCATAGCACATATCCAGTATTCTAGACATATTTCTGGAATTAAGAAAACTCAggtaaaaaatttgttttgtgtcAAGTTTGTTACCCTGTCATACGCAATAACTTTTACGGTGTTTCTAtgcattcaactaatatttatttctagTCATGAAACTATTACTCTAAGATCATGAGAAAtagatatgtgatttgcataGTGTTAGATAACACAAAAACGACACACAAAAAGGTTAccaagaatgaaaataaaggtacACATGTATAGAAGTCTCATGAATCAAGAATTTGAGGAAATGTACTTCTACTAATTTAATATCCTAGTTAGCTTAGTgaccatattatttatttaaaaaatgttaacttttcaTCACATATAGGTACAAATCATGTAAGGAATATATACCGTGagttttcaactttaaaaaaatagggaCAAGCATATTCAACATAAACTATAAAAACATACCTTGATTTTCTTTGATATTCAAAAGTGATTCAGGACAGTTTAAAGCATTAAAGTTAGCATTTTTaaccaataataaataatattggtATAATATACCTATAATGACTGTAGTATACATATAAGACAATTTGTACTAGGATTGGGTCAtgatttctgtgaaaaaatgtatgaattgtgctgttttataaaaatagttcTGAAGAGGTCGTTCTGAAGTGGGCTAAAGTCTGATCACGCAAACTTCATGGATAAGCTCTCCATAACCAAGAATTTGCTATATTTGAATCTTTAAAGAATAGCTTCACAAATTTCACACTGATATTCAATACATGTAAAACAGGCATATAATTTGACTGTTTTTAAATGTTGTCACCTTTCCATCAAAATATCTATGGAAgatttctttcataaaatatgGTATGTTGAAATACATAAGAGCACAGcagtacatcttttttttttttttttgagacggggtcttgctctgttgcccaggctggaatgcagtggcaggatctcggctcattgcaaactccgcctctcgagttcacgccattctcctgcctcaacctctggagtagctgggactacaggcgcccacgaccatgcccggctaattttttttttttttttttttttcagtagagacggggtttcactgtgttagccaggatggtctcgatctcctgacctcgtgatctgcctgccttggcctcccaaagtgatagattacaggcgtgagccactgcgcccggccagcagtatgtactttttaaaaggtCCAGCTTTGTGAAAAATATTAACTGGTAACAATGACATGAAAACATGACATACTTACCGTCCCAAATTGCTTCACATTTTGAGCACACTTCTTACAAATTGTGTTAGTtttgctgaaaaagaaattgtaTATAGATCATGTTTATGTAGCATTCTAAAGCAATTAGCACAATGTCAAAATAAAATGAGTCAAAGATTTGTAGTACTTAAAACTTACTCTAATATGGACCACGGATTTTTCTCAAAAACACAAGGATCTTTTCAGAGTTGTTTTACCCAAATTAACttaagacaaatatttttatacatttttattgtgtatttctttttgtacACAAAACATCACAATGTTTCCTATATAGCTCCAAAATCTTCACACTTGCCACTATTAATGCACAGCATTACAATACCACTGCCTACCTAACCCTCCACTTGGCTATTGTCCAACATTATAATGCCCACACctatttaagaagaaattatttgttcttttctgaGGCTACTTTCTGTATATACTCTCAGAGCGGAAGTAACTGTTAAAAATGTTACGTACTACTCCTCTTccatgtaacaaattactacattTCACCCTTGGACGGCAGTTGGTAACACTACAGACTTTTCCTCAGGTCCATTAAggctttaccttttttttttagcgTAACAGTAACTGTTTACATTTGCATTTTCATTAGCAAGGCTGTACATTTTCCACATAGTAATTTATTCTGTCTCATATAAAGTGTAACGGTAAATTAACAACCCCTGGTTTTTCTGGCAACATTCTCTCCCACCATGTATAAAAGGTTTACAACTTAAAATTTCTGGGgctaaaccattttttaaaaatactttcacaaaAATATGGGATTACAACCCCCAAATATTCCATACAGACAACACTTGTCTTTAACAGTCAAAAACTGTTCAGTATACAAACCTCTCTTGTTGAAATTCTGATCTGCAGTAAGTACATTTTACAATAGGATGTGCAATCCGACATTCCTGTAATAAGACAATACATTAGTCGGTATCTATCTGAAagtcccaaatgtcacttttctggTAGAAAATTGTTTACCCAACCTAGTTAAATGtctaaaatattgataaaaccTGGCCCCAACGTAAGGAACTGGATGCTTTATCATATAAGTGGCCAATCACAATATAATTCCTCAGGGAAGGCATAGGTGTCTTTGTCTTTAGTAGACGTGGGATATATTACAGACAAATTAAGAAAGCTGTCAGGGCCGATTTCAAGGATTGGTTAAATGTGAAACTACTTATTATTTTGCACCGTTGCTCACAGACAGCATCCTGGCTTTAATGGGATGGGAGGAGCTCCAAATCAGAGCATTCTGTTCCCAAACCAGTCGCTTCGCTTTCCTGGACAGGGAAGAAGGATGCCATCAGCTTTGCGGCTTCGGGTTCCTAGCAAGAAAGTGCAAAAATCGTCCCCTGCCTCCTGGTGGAAGAAGAGGACAGACTAGGCAGAAAACCGAGATGAAAACATCTCCACCCCTGGGTCTCTGCGGTATAGACAGGTGGCTGCCTCACTCAACCCCACCTCTGAGACCCCTCAGACGCTGACGGGGTTCGGCACCCGCCCGGGCCGCCTGGAAGAGGGCACGATTCTGCCTCCCTCTCAGGGGCCGTTCCCAGCTGATGTTCAAGCCCCCAGAAAAAGGGGTCCCCGAGTGGGGAGGCGGGGACACCAGACTCCCAAACCCCCGAGGCGCCGGCAAAGAGAGAGGGGCTGCAGTGCAGCGGCTACCCGGCCCCCTCCGGCTACGACCGAGGACATCCATCCCGCCCTCCTCCCGGAGGCCACGGACCTTGCAGAGCTGCTGGCCCTGGGAGAGCTCCTCGAAGGGATAGCGTTGGGTACACTTGGTGCAGGCGTATAGGGCCGAGGCCGCCATCCTGCTCCTCAGTCTCCTCCTCCGCCGCCGCCCGCTCCGAGGCGGGGCCCTACGGAGAACTCGAgacccgccgccgccgcccgggccgcgggctcctcctcctccccctccccctgcctcgCGCCCACCAGGGCCTCGCCGCCAGAGCCCAGGGCCCCGCGGACGACGCCACCGTCTCCCTCCGCCTCCACTTCCGCCCCAGCCCACCCAGTGACGCCGTGCCAGCCGCTCCCGCTTAGGCCCCGATAGCGGCGGAGGGAGACGAAGCGGGTAGGGGTTGCTGTTTAGCTGCGCGACCGCGGATCCGCTTCCTTCTCGGcctcccttccccatccctgATTGGCTGCGGAGGCCACGCGTCACTCGGTGGCTCCTCCCAACTTCCAACTTCCGCGACGCCTGGAGCGCCCACAAAGGGAGGATGTCGCCGGCCAATGAGAGCCCGGAGCTCTCAGCGCGCGAAATCCGCTTTGAACCTGCCCCGCCCAAAGGTCTGCGGTCGCGGCTATTTCTAACAGCCAGTCCCAGGTTTGGGTGAGAGCGCCCCAATCCAATTGGGCAAATGTTGGCGAAAGGCTCGTTCTCTGCCGCAACTTTTTTATCCTTGCTTTCTATTGGACTAAGTCGTTAAGTCCCTCCTAATCCTATTTGTTATTGGCCAAAAGGTAAGTACTTCACCTGGAGAGGCGTCCCCGAGGCAAACTCACGCTCTCTCCTGCGTTTAATCCGAGGGAACTCGTGGAGTGCTTTAACTTCGCCTTCGCTTTTGTTTTATCTCCATTACTCCGTTCGGTTGCCACTGGCGACAACACTACTCGCCCACGCTTCTTACTGGAGGAGACCCGCCCCACCGTAGAATCCCCGCAGAGCCGGCCAGTAGCCCGCGGCGTTGTCGGCCCCCAGCAGGCCCAGTTACGCGCTACCTTGTGACGTCACCAGGGAAGAGGCGGATTCTCTCCTGCTACTAAAAGACGTCTGCTGTTTTGATTGGCTAGGGAAGACGTCCGTTAGGACGTGTTGCCTTTTCTGTGTACGGTGTGAGCGTAGGCGGCTCTGAGGGGGTGTGTGGCAGGGGTTTCCAAGCCGAGCACCAGCACCGTTGCCCTTTTCCATCAGGGGTTCAGCCCAGGGTCGCCCCTGGTGGGCGGCTCCCGAGTCTTGGAGAAGAGCACGAGAACCCAGACCGCCCCCAAGGTGCGGAGACCCCCCTGGGCAGGCTGAAAGATGGCGGCGGCGTCTGTCTCTGCGGCTTCTGGTTCCCAGTTGTCGGTAAGCAGCAGTTGGCGCGAGTGGTCCCCACATCGGTCCCAAGCGCCTCTTTGAGTTTCCTCACTTTCAGGGCTCTGTCAGTCCAGCTTCTGAGTCAATTCCGGAGGACGGCGGGAGTGCCTAGATTGCCCCGCGCTCCCCAAGCTTCCATTCACTGTTCCTCTGTCGAGACTGCACCCTCTGGCTTCCAGTGAAACTGGAACGGAGACTGGCCGTCTCTGTTCCCCATCCTTCATTCACCTTTCGGCGTAGCAACCCCGGTTGCCTAACATTCTCAAGGCCCAACTGGGATAACTGCCCACTCCCTGGCCTGCGAAAACGTAGCTCGTTGGGTCACGTGAGTTCAGCGGCCCCTCTAGGAAACTCGCCAGAGCAGGTAGGCGCGCCGGTGATTTTAAGAGACAGCTGCAGAGTAGTAGTCCGCCGTCTCTCGAGCGCTTACTAGTCGTTGCTTATGCTGTTAACTATCCCTGCAGTGTCTCCCACTGCCGTCCACATGAACTTCGTTGTGTGATCCTCGTAGCCGGAGCGCGCGCTTCCCGCCACCTAGAATTACTGGAACTTCACTGTGGAAATGCCATTTTGGAGAGGCGATAGGGggaattgattttaaatattgtttttgcCTCATCAAAGGTCACCAGCCAGTTTATTAACTGATATTCACTGGTATTTGTCAAATTGGAGTGTCGAATGCTTACGTTGTTGAAAACCGCGGCGTTGGAAAGCTTTGATAGGAAGTAAATTTTGGAgctc
Protein-coding sequences here:
- the FAM76B gene encoding protein FAM76B isoform X2, translating into MAASALYACTKCTQRYPFEELSQGQQLCKECRIAHPIVKCTYCRSEFQQESKTNTICKKCAQNVKQFGTPKPCQYCNIIAAFIGTKCQRCTNSEKKYGPPQTCEQCKQQCAFDRKEEGRRKVDGKLLCWLCTLSYKRVLQKTKEQRKSLGSSHSNSSSSSLTEKDQHHPKHHHHHHHHHHRHSSSHHKISNLSPEQEQGLWKQSHKSSAAIQNETPKKKPKLESKPSNGDSSINQSADSGGTDNFVLISQLKEEVMSLKRLLQQRDQTILEKDKKLTELKADFQYQESNLRTKMNSMEKAHKETVEQLQAKNRELLKQVAALSKGKKFDKSGSILTSP
- the FAM76B gene encoding protein FAM76B isoform X1, producing the protein MAASALYACTKCTQRYPFEELSQGQQLCKECRIAHPIVKCTYCRSEFQQESKTNTICKKCAQNVKQFGTPKPCQYCNIIAAFIGTKCQRCTNSEKKYGPPQTCEQCKQQCAFDRKEEGRRKVDGKLLCWLCTLSYKRVLQKTKEQRKSLGSSHSNSSSSSLTEKDQHHPKHHHHHHHHHHRHSSSHHKISNLSPEQEQGLWKQSHKSSAAIQNETPKKKPKLESKPSNGDSSSINQSADSGGTDNFVLISQLKEEVMSLKRLLQQRDQTILEKDKKLTELKADFQYQESNLRTKMNSMEKAHKETVEQLQAKNRELLKQVAALSKGKKFDKSGSILTSP
- the FAM76B gene encoding protein FAM76B isoform X3, whose product is MAASALYACTKCTQRYPFEELSQGQQLCKECRIAHPIVKCTYCRSEFQQESKTNTICKKCAQNVKQFGTPKPCQYCNIIAAFIGTKCQRCTNSEKKYGPPQTCEQCKQQCAFDRKEEGRRKVDGKLLCWLCTLSYKRVLQKTKEQRKSLGSSHSNSSSSSLTEKDQHHPKHHHHHHHHHHRHSSSHHKISNLSPEQEQGLWKQSHKSSAAIQNETPKKKPKLESKPSNGDRCM
- the FAM76B gene encoding protein FAM76B isoform X4; translation: MLSECRIAHPIVKCTYCRSEFQQESKTNTICKKCAQNVKQFGTPKPCQYCNIIAAFIGTKCQRCTNSEKKYGPPQTCEQCKQQCAFDRKEEGRRKVDGKLLCWLCTLSYKRVLQKTKEQRKSLGSSHSNSSSSSLTEKDQHHPKHHHHHHHHHHRHSSSHHKISNLSPEQEQGLWKQSHKSSAAIQNETPKKKPKLESKPSNGDSSSINQSADSGGTDNFVLISQLKEEVMSLKRLLQQRDQTILEKDKKLTELKADFQYQESNLRTKMNSMEKAHKETVEQLQAKNRELLKQVAALSKGKKFDKSGSILTSP